CCGCCTACCACCAGTCGGCATCCACCCTGAACCTGCTGCGGGCGTTCACCAAGGGCGGCTTCGCCGACCTCGGGCGCGTGCACTCCTGGAACCAGGAGTTCGTCGCCTCGTCGCCCGCCGGCAAGCGCTACGAGGAGCTGGCCGCGGGCATCGACCGGGCGCTGCGGTTCATGGAGGCCTGCGGCATCGACGCCGGCGAGCACCCGCAGCTGCACGAGGCCGACATGTGGACGAGCCACGAGGCCCTCATCCTCGGCTACGAGGAGGCGCTCACCCGCCAGGACTCCCTCACCGGCGACTGGTACGACTGCTCGGCCCACATGCTCTGGATCGGCGAGCGCACCCGTCAGCTCGACGGCGCGCACGTGGAGTTCCTGTCGGGGGTCGGCAACCCGCTCGGCTGCAAGGTCGGCCCCACGGCCACGCCCGACGAGGTCCTCGAGATCTGCGAGCGGCTGAACCCCGACCGCATCCCCGGCCGGCTCACGCTCATCAGCCGCATGGGCGCGGCCAACGTGGAGGCCGGGCTGCGTCCGATCCTGCGGGCCGTCACCGACGCCGGCCACCCGGTCGTCTGGGCGTGCGACCCGATGCACGGCAACACGTTCACCAGCGAGTCGGGCCACAAGACCCGCCACCTCGAGGACGTCCTCGCCGAGATCAGCGGCTTCTTCGCCGCCCACCGCGCCGAGGGCACCTGGCCCGGCGGCGTCCACATCGAGCTCACCGGCGACGACGTCACCGAGTGCCTCGGCGGGTCCACCGAGGTCCTCGCCGATCACCTCGACACCCGCTACGAGACGGTCTGCGACCCGCGCCTCAACGGCCGCCAGTCGCTCGACCTCGCGTTCCGCGTGTCCGAGCTCCTGCGGGAGAGCTGAACCGGCCGATCAGGCCAGGTTCTCGACGAAGCCCTCGAGCTGGCGCAGGTTGCGCACCTCGAAGGTCCCGTCGCAGTGGGCGCCGTACTCGCCGACGATCGAGTCGCCGGTGTCCCAGTACGACTTGGGTTCCGGGTTCAGCCAGAACGTGCTGCGAGCCCGCTTGTTGATCTCCTGGATGATCCAGGCTTGCGAGGCGTGGTAGTTGTTCCGCGCGTCGCCGAGGATCAGCACCGTGGTCTTCGGCCCGACCTCCTTGCCGTAGCGCTCCCAGAACACCTCGAACGCGTGGCCGTAGTCGGAGTGCCCGTCGACCCACACCACGTCGGCCTCGGTGTTCACGCGGTGGACGGCCTCGGAGATGTCGTCGACGCCCTCGAAGTACGACGTGACCTCGTCGAGGCCGTCGATGAACACGAACGACCGCACCTTCGAGAACTGGTTCGAGATGGCGTAGACGAGGTGGAGCGTGAAGCGGGCGAAGGCGGCGACGGAGCCGGAGATGTCGGCGATGACGAAGATCTCGGGCTTCGCGGGCCGCGGGTACTTGAACTTCGGCTCGGCCGGCACGCCGCCGTAGGACAGCGAGTGGCGGACGGTGTTGCGGAAGTCGAGCGGGCCCTTGCGACCGTGGCGGCGCTTGCGGGCCAGGCGCACGGCGAGCTTGCGGGTGAGCGGGTAGATCGCCTTGCGGAGGTTCGCCATCTCCTCCCGCGAGGCGTGCATGAAGTCGACGTCCTCGGGGAGCGGCTTGCGCAGCGTCTTGGCCATGGCCTCGACCCCGCGGTCGGCGACCAGCCGCCGGCGGATCTCGGCCTCGACCTCCTTCTTCAGCTTGTCGATCCGGGCCTCGAACTCGTCGCGCTCGAGACGCTCCTCGAGCGGGGTGAGCCCCGGGTCCGGCGCCTTCTCCCTGGCCTGCTCCATGAGGCGGTCGAGCACGCCGTCGAGATCGAGGTTCCGCAGCGTCCGGTACAAGTAGTACGTGCCACCGACCGGGCGGCCCGGCTCCATCCCTGCGAAGCGCTGCACCGACTGGCGGGCGATGGCGCGCATCATGGCGTCGTCGCCGCGCATGAGGGCCTGGTAGAGCATCTCCGCCAGCTCCTCGGGCGACATCTGGGATCCGCCGCTGCCGTCGCCTCGGCCGGGCTGGTTGCCCATTCCGTCCATGTCGACGTTGTCGGACCCCTCCTCGCCCTCCTCGTCGGAGGCGATGCCGTACTCCTTGCCGCGCAGGGAGAAGTAGACCTCGAACACGGTCTCGAACGCCCGCCAGTGGCTGTCGTGCTTCACCATCGTGGCGGCGAGCGCGTACTTGAGCGCGTCCCGGTCCTCGAGGGGGATGTGCTGCACCGCCTCCATCGCGTCGATGTTCTCGCTGAGGCTGACGGGGATGCCGGCCTCGCGCAGCTCCCGGCTGAAGCCGGTGAGCAGCTCGAACATCGGGGACAGCTCGGTGGGGGCGGTGTCGGTCACGGCTCGACCTCCGGGGGTCAGGACTGCCCGGCGAAGTCGGACTGGTTGGTCGAGAACTCCTTGATGGCCTTCTCGATGTCGCTGCGGTACTTGAGGAGGATGTTGATCGTCTCGGTGGCGTCCTGGGCCGTGATCTGGTTGATGTTCAGCAGCATCAGGGTGTTGGCCCAGTCGAGGGTCTCGGAGACCGACGGCGCCTTCTTCAGCTCGAGCTGGCGGATCGAGCGCACGATGCGGGCGACCTGGTCGGCGAGCGTCTCGGTGATGCCCGGGACCTTGGTGAGGACGATCTCCTTCTCGCGGTCCATGTCCGGGTAGTCGATGTGGAGGAACAGGCACCGGCGCTTGAGGGCCTCGGACAGCTCCCGGGTGTTGTTCGAGGTGAGGAACACCATCGGGATCTGCTGGGCGGTGACGGTGCCGAGCTCGGGGATCGAGACCTGGTAGTCGGAGAGGATCTCGAGCAGGAGCGCCTCGGTCTCGATCTCGACCCGGTCGATCTCGTCGATGAGCAGGACGACGGGCTCGGTGGCCGAGATGGCCTCGAGGAGCGGACGGGTGAGGAGGAAGTCCTCGGAGAAGATGTCCTCCTCGATGTCGGTCCACGTGCCCTCGGCGTTGCGCTCGGCCTGGATGCGCAGCAGCTGCTTCTTGTAGTTCCACTCGAACAGCGCCTTGGACTCGTCGAGCCCCTCGTAGCACTGGAGGCGGATGAGCCGGGCGCCCATCATCTCGGCGACGGACTTGGCGAGCTGCGTCTTGCCGGTGCCGGCCGGACCCTCGACGAGGATCGGCTTCTGGAGGCGATCGGCGAGGTAGACGACGCCGGCGATGCCCTCGTCGGCGAGGTAGTTGATGTCGGCCAACCCCTGACGGACGGCGGGCACTGACTCGAAGCGGTGGTCCATTCCTGCGACCCTATCGAACGGCTTGACCAGGGGGTCAATCGACGGCGGGCATGGCGCTCATCGCCTGCGGCGATGGTGGATCGGGGGACGTGGGCGTCAGCCCCGGGTCTGCCCGTCCCCGCGCACGACGTACTTCGCGGTGGTCAGCTGGCGCAGACCCATGGGCCCCCGGGCGTGCAGCTTCTGGGTCGAGATGCCGATCTCGGCCCCGAAGCCGAACTCCTCCCCGTCGACGAACCGGGTGGAGGCGTTGACCACCACCGCCGCGGCGTCGACCTCGGCGCAGAAGCGATCGGCGGAGGCGATGTCGCTGGTGACGATGGCCTCGCTGTGCCCCGAGCTGTATCGCTGCACGTGGTGGATGGCCTCCTCGAGCGAGTCGACGACGCGCACCGACATCTTCAGGTCGAGGAACTCCGTGCCCCAGTCGTCCTCGGTGGCCTCACCGATCGAGGGCACGAGGGCCCGAGCTCGGTCGTCGCCCACCAGCTCGACACCGGCCAGCACCGACGCCACGTCAGGGA
This portion of the Actinomarinicola tropica genome encodes:
- a CDS encoding class II 3-deoxy-7-phosphoheptulonate synthase, with the protein product MSTTTWTPSSWRRRPAGQQPDWPDAADLERVLKTIGTLPPLVFAGEARELTNQLARVADGRAFLLQAGDCAESFDAFAADPIRDKLKVILQMAVVLTYSAGVPVIKVGRIAGQFAKPRSSPTETVGGVELPSFRGHMVNDPGFSESSRIPDPDRLLAAYHQSASTLNLLRAFTKGGFADLGRVHSWNQEFVASSPAGKRYEELAAGIDRALRFMEACGIDAGEHPQLHEADMWTSHEALILGYEEALTRQDSLTGDWYDCSAHMLWIGERTRQLDGAHVEFLSGVGNPLGCKVGPTATPDEVLEICERLNPDRIPGRLTLISRMGAANVEAGLRPILRAVTDAGHPVVWACDPMHGNTFTSESGHKTRHLEDVLAEISGFFAAHRAEGTWPGGVHIELTGDDVTECLGGSTEVLADHLDTRYETVCDPRLNGRQSLDLAFRVSELLRES
- a CDS encoding vWA domain-containing protein, which gives rise to MTDTAPTELSPMFELLTGFSRELREAGIPVSLSENIDAMEAVQHIPLEDRDALKYALAATMVKHDSHWRAFETVFEVYFSLRGKEYGIASDEEGEEGSDNVDMDGMGNQPGRGDGSGGSQMSPEELAEMLYQALMRGDDAMMRAIARQSVQRFAGMEPGRPVGGTYYLYRTLRNLDLDGVLDRLMEQAREKAPDPGLTPLEERLERDEFEARIDKLKKEVEAEIRRRLVADRGVEAMAKTLRKPLPEDVDFMHASREEMANLRKAIYPLTRKLAVRLARKRRHGRKGPLDFRNTVRHSLSYGGVPAEPKFKYPRPAKPEIFVIADISGSVAAFARFTLHLVYAISNQFSKVRSFVFIDGLDEVTSYFEGVDDISEAVHRVNTEADVVWVDGHSDYGHAFEVFWERYGKEVGPKTTVLILGDARNNYHASQAWIIQEINKRARSTFWLNPEPKSYWDTGDSIVGEYGAHCDGTFEVRNLRQLEGFVENLA
- a CDS encoding AAA family ATPase, producing the protein MDHRFESVPAVRQGLADINYLADEGIAGVVYLADRLQKPILVEGPAGTGKTQLAKSVAEMMGARLIRLQCYEGLDESKALFEWNYKKQLLRIQAERNAEGTWTDIEEDIFSEDFLLTRPLLEAISATEPVVLLIDEIDRVEIETEALLLEILSDYQVSIPELGTVTAQQIPMVFLTSNNTRELSEALKRRCLFLHIDYPDMDREKEIVLTKVPGITETLADQVARIVRSIRQLELKKAPSVSETLDWANTLMLLNINQITAQDATETINILLKYRSDIEKAIKEFSTNQSDFAGQS